The genomic window TGCGATGCGTTCCCTGCGGATGTGCCATGACACCCTCGTACTGCTGCAAGAACGGCAAAGTGCAGTATCGATATTACACCTGCACCAAAGCTCAGAAGCAGGGTTGGGAGAAGTGTTCTTCCAAGAGTGTACCCGCAAGTCAGATGGAACAGTTTGTCCTGGAACGCATCCGTGGCATTGGCAGCGATCCAGCTTTACAAGCTGAAGTTCTCCAGATTATCCACCAGCATCATGAAGAACACCGGCAAACCCTGAAGTCAGAACAGGCGCTACTGGAACGTGAACTGAAACGCTGGCAGCAAGAAACCAGAAATCTGATAAGCCAGGTCAAAGCAGGTGAAGTCAACACTCTAGTAACCAGCCGATTGGCTGAAGTGCAGGAACGCATCGCCCACGAAACGCCACGGTTGGCCCAGATTCGCGATGAACTGGAACGGCTGGCCGATTGGTCGATAACCGCCGAATCCGTGGCCACGGTGCTAGGCCGATTCGATGAACTCTGGAAGGCCATGAATATCGTTGAGAAGCAGAAGCTGCTGCAACTTCTCATCGACCGCATTGATTACGATGGCAAGGTGGGCCAAGTGACCATTCACTTCCATCCGACTGGCCTCGAATCCTTATTAACTGAAACCATCACGGAGAACGCTGCATGATTGCCAAGACGTGGAATGTATCGTTTGAAACGCATCGCAAGGGCCAGCGGGTGATGACTACCCGAAAGCGGTCCCCTGCACTGCCGGAAGGTCGCATACCACGTATCTCCCGGCTGATGGCGCTGGCACATCATCTGGAACGCTTGGTGGTAACTGGCATGGTCAAGGACTATGCGGAATTGGCTCGCTTGGGACATGTCAGCCGGGCACGCATCAGCCAGATTATGAACCTTCTGCTCCTGGCACCGGATATTCAGGAGGAGATTTTGTTCCTGCCTAAGACTATCAATGGACATGACCCAATTAAGTTGAAGCATCTGCAGCCGATTTGTCTGGAAATGGATTGGGGGAGGCAGAGGGAGATGTGGAAGAGATTTCTCTCGTGATCATTTCTTGGCTGGCGCTGGCTTTGGTAGTTTCTCTTTCTCCGCCTGCCACTTCTTCACTTCGTCGGGCTTGTTGGTTTCAGTGTAGAGTTGGATGAGGCGGTCGAGAGCTTCGGGGAGGCGTGGGCTGCCCGCGGGGATTACTGACTTGCGAGCCTTCAGCCCTGCGTAGGCCTCCATGAGCAGCGGCTCAGCCTCGGTATACTTCTTCTGGCTAAGGAGCGCGCCACCCAGCAGCGACATAGTGTTGAAAGTGGACCAGGCGTCGGGCTTCTGCTTCATTCGCAACGACAGGCACTCGCGAAGCAGTGGCTCTGCGTCAGCGAACTTGCCCGCGGAAAGCCGGGTGAACCCCAGATTACTCATGCTGACGAGCGTGCTGGGGTGGTCAATACCCAATTTTTCTTTCTGAAGGTGAAACGCTTGCTCCGCCAGAGGCAACGCCTTGTCAAGATCGCCGCTGTCTCGGTAGATCATTGCCAAATTGTTCATGGCACCAAGGGTGTTAGGGTGGTCGGAACCCAGGTTGGTTTTCTTGAGAGGGAGCGACTCTTCCAGCAGGATACGGGCCTTGTCGATGCGTCCGGCACTTTGGTAAACTCCCGCCAAATTGGCCATAATGAACAGCGTGTCCGGATGATTGATACCCAATTTCACCTTTTGTAAATTGAGAGCTCGTTCGAGCAGCGGCAGGGCTTCGTCGAGTCGACCGGCAGACTCATAGGCTTTCGCGAGATGGCCCATGGTGATGAGCGTGTTGGGATGGTCTTGCCCCAGCTTCGTTTTTTGCAAGCGAAACGTTTCCTCAAGAATCGGTAGCGCCTTCTCGAACGACCCAGCGGCGATGTAAGCTGCTGCCAGGTTGCTCTTCGATTCGAGGACAGTGGGGTGGTCGTGTCCGAACTGGGCCTGCTTCAGCCGAAGGGATTCCTCCAGTAGTGGAAACGCCTTGTCAAACTGCTGGGCAAAGACGTAGTTCATCGCCAGGTTGGACATAGTGTTAATGGTTCGGGGATGCTCGGCTCCAAGCCTCGACTTCTGTAATAGATAAGTCTCTTCGATCAGTCGCTTGGCTTCTTGATGTTTTCCGGCCTCAGTGAGACATACTGACAAACTGTTAATGGCGTCGAGCGTGTCGTAATGGTCGGGGCCCATCGTTATCTTCTTCTTCCTGACCGTCTCGTTCAGCAGCGGCAAGGCCTTGTCGAACTTGCCGGCCTTTCGGTATGCTACGGCCAGGTTCTGTATACCATTCAG from Planctomycetia bacterium includes these protein-coding regions:
- a CDS encoding recombinase zinc beta ribbon domain-containing protein; the protein is RGWRNKLYTTRKGIAKGGMEFTRTSLWNLLTNPLYFGQVRHKDNVYAGEHEAIIDEVLWQRVQTQLERNGIHGGREIKNRHGSILKGLLRCVPCGCAMTPSYCCKNGKVQYRYYTCTKAQKQGWEKCSSKSVPASQMEQFVLERIRGIGSDPALQAEVLQIIHQHHEEHRQTLKSEQALLERELKRWQQETRNLISQVKAGEVNTLVTSRLAEVQERIAHETPRLAQIRDELERLADWSITAESVATVLGRFDELWKAMNIVEKQKLLQLLIDRIDYDGKVGQVTIHFHPTGLESLLTETITENAA